In the genome of Atribacterota bacterium, the window ATTTTTTCTTGCCTTTTTTCTTTAGTCAAATTTTTTCTCATATAATGTTTATATATTTTTATAAATACTTTTAATAGTACCTAATAAAAGCAACCTTTACTACTGACTGATAGTATATACAATAAAATTTATGAAATCAAGTATAATGAAAAATATTTCTTAACATTATCTTTATTCAAAAGAACTATTATAAATATAATTTTAATGATATTGATTATATTCCTCTAATGTCAATATACATTTTACTTTTCAACGCTTATTATATAATACATTATGAATTGAATTGATTAATGATAATTATTAAATGAATTTATACTTAAAGAAGTGCCATATTACTTCTATGGCACTCAAGAAGATTACTTATTGATTCAACATACTTCAAGTAAAAATAATGTAATACATATTATTAGAATTTCCTAAGTAGCCTTAGCTTCTGAAGTCTTCTTTTCAGTAATAACTTTCTCTCCATTATAATAACCACAAGAAGGACATACATGATGAGGAAGTTTATATTCGTGACATCTGGAACATTCTACAAGATTAATGGGCTTTTCAACCCAATGTGTTCTTCTTTTATTTTTTCTAGATTTAGAAACCTTTCTTTTTGGATTAGCCAACTTTTTCCTCCTTTTAAATTAATGGCATTTAATTGTATTAACAAGAAATGATTATACAAAAAATTTTCACTACTTGCAAATTTATCTTAAATAATCAATAAAACTTGTATAGGTTGGTAAGTTCTCTAAAATAGAATATTTCTATA includes:
- the rpmF gene encoding 50S ribosomal protein L32, which gives rise to MANPKRKVSKSRKNKRRTHWVEKPINLVECSRCHEYKLPHHVCPSCGYYNGEKVITEKKTSEAKAT